From the Thermodesulfobacteriota bacterium genome, the window TTCCTCAACCGAATTTATGACTCTCCCCTCGGGATGATCCTCTTTCGAAACCTTGTCATCTTTTACGAACTCCCGGAAGACGAGCCCTCCATCCCTCTCACCATCCCCATGAGCAAGGAAACGCTTGAGCTCCTTCAGAGCGAAGAGGACGGGGCACTGGGGGGCACCCTTCCTGGTGAAAGCGGCCCCTCAAGGAATCCCTTTTTTATTCGACTGGTTTTGATCAAACGCTCCTTCCCGAACAACCGGAAGGCCAATGTCGGACTGATCGCCCATGAGGTGGTCCGGATGTTTTCGAGGGACGATTCCGGCCTTCGGCAGATTCGTAAGACCCTCGGAGACTCTGAAAGGGAGTTGTTCAAGAAGATGGATGACCGGCAGCGGATCCCTTGGCTCATGAAGCGGTGGGGATTTCAGGAAGAGCTGGAGGCGATGAGGCAGGCCCTTTCAGGTCTCCAACCTTGAAACATGGGTCAAAAGCCTCCGGGCCTCGGAATGAGGCCGGCGACGACGAGCAAGTTCAATTCTTCCTCTCCGGTGTTGGTCAATTCGTGATAATGGCCGATGGGGATATGGATGGCGTCGCCCGCCTTTACCTCATTGAGCTCCTCTCCGACCTGCATGAGCCCTCTCCCCTTCTGAATGATATAAATCTCCTCCATGGGATCCACGTGGCCCAGGAGTTTATTGCCAGGGGGCACGGAGGCATGGGCCAAAAACATCATGGTCTTCAGCGTTGGGTGGGTGAGGACCATATGGGCGATGCCTCCTCCGTGGGCGACGTAGCGGGTGGCTTTGACTTCAGGATGGGCAAGATTTCTCAAGATCATACGGTCGACCCCTTCAACCAAGAGGAAGATGAAAAGATTCTCAGGAGACCACCTGCTGATTGACCCTCCGTAATACTTCCTCGGCTTCTCTGACGATTCGTTCGATCAGCTCCTTGCAAGTCGGGACGTCCCTCATCAGCCCGATGGCCTGGCTTACGGGCAACACGCCCGTTTCGAGGTCTCCTTGCTCGATCGCGATTCGAAGCTTTTTCAACCCGATCGCCTGTCGGGCAAGTTCCTGCACCCCTCGTTGTTTCAAGCCCCCGAGAAGGAGTTTATAGAAGGGGACCTTGAGCTTTTTTCTCATCTCGAGGGCGGTCGAAAAGGCTTGGGAAAGAGAGGGTCTTTCCAAGGCCATCTTCATCGCCGCCTCATTTTTTAGCCATCTGCCAGGGAGCCCATCGATCTTTTCCGAGCAGAGGGTGTCCTCCATGCCTGCCTTCAGGCAGAACTCCTTCGCTTTTTCATGCATCGCGCACTCCTTGGTCAACATGAAGCGGGTCCCCATGGAGATCCCGTCCGCTCCAAGAACCAGGGCCGCTGCCAGTCCCCTTCCGTCGCAAAATCCCCCAGCGGCGATGATGGGAAGTTTGGTCTGACGGGCGATGGTATTGATCAAAACCATCGTGCCCACTTCTGCCCCATGGGCGGCCGCCTCGTGGCCCGTGACGATGAGGGCATCCGCCCCATCCGCCTCGGCCTTGCGGGCATGTTTCTCGAGGGCCACCGTGGCCAAGACTTTTCCCCCATATTCATGGGCGGCCTTGATAATCCAATCTCCCTTCCCCAGGGCGAAGTTGATGATGGGCACCCTCTCCTCGAGGGCGACCTCGATATTTTCTCTCGCATTGGGCATGACGAGCGTGGCGTTGACTCCGAAGGGTTTGTCCGTCAAGGATCTTATCTCCTTTATGACTTCCTTCACCTGAGAGGGGGTATAGACGACCGAGTTGAGCATCCCCACCCCACCGGCATTCGATACGGCGGCCACCAATTTGGGTAAGCTCACAAAGGCCATCCCTGCAAGCATGATCGGGTGCTGGATGCCCAAGAGTTCGGTCATTCTCGTTTTCATCGGGAGCCCCCTCGGAGATGGATGATGGAGATGGGAAAAAACGTAAATATTATCCCTGAATTGCAACAATTTTGCAATTATGCTCTAATAGATGGGGAGCGTTTCCATCCGCCGATTCGCCCCCTCCTCGGGGCTTTTGCTGTAAAAATTTCTTGTAGTTTGATGTCGAATGTGCTAACAATCATTCACAATATGAGATAGGTGCCGTTGGGGAGGTGAGCCGATGGGCCTTTACAAAGTGGTCTTTTTAGGTCTGAAGGTGGCTGGACCCGAAGAGGAGGCCCGGTTACTTCAGGGGCTTCAGAAACGGTTTAACCTTACTCCGGAGAAGGCGGAGAACCTGCTTCAGAGGGTTCCCATCGTGGTGAAGAAAGGCATCTCCCGGGAGGAGATGGAAAAGTATGTGAGGGCATTCGAAGAGATCGGGGGGAAGGTGAGGGTAGAAGAGATGCCCTCCGAGGATTTGCCTGGGATTTCCATAGAACCTGAACCCCCTCCGCAACCCAAGCCGGCTGCCAAACCCGAACCGAAGCCCTACACGGGGCCGATGGTCACTTGCCCCCAATGTGGGCACCAGCAACCCGACACCGGCGAGTGCTTTAAATGCGGATTGGTCATCTCCAAGTACATGGAATTTCAGGAAATGGCCCGATCCATCGAGGGTCAGGTCCGAGAGATATCGACCGAAGAGAAGGTCTCCCCTTGGGAGAGCGGAGAGGGCTTCCTCTGGGCTTATTTAAGGACCACGAGGGAGGCCCTTTTCTCCCCCACAGCCTTTTTCAAAAAGGTGTCGTCCGGAGAAGGCTATTGGTCTCCCCTCATTTACGGGATCATCTGCGGGGTGATCGGAGTTGGGCTCTCGATGGTCATCCAGTGGTTCTTCTTTTCCGCCCTCATCCCGCCCCAACTCCAGGCCTTTATTCCCTTTAACCTCCTCTTGGGTCTCTCCCTGATAGGGATTCCGCTTATGGTGGGATCCTCCATTTTCATCGGGAGCGCCATCACCCACCTCTGCCTCATCATCGTGGGCGGAAATAGAAAGGGATTCCAAACCACCTTTCGGGTCATCTCCTATTCTTACTGCGGACAACTCTTCAACGTCGTGCCTTTTATCGGAAATTTGATTGCCTCTGTCTATATGATCGTACTCATCATCATCGGCGTGAGGGAAGGTCACCGGATTACCACCGGCAAAGCGGCATTTGCGGTTCTCCTTCCACTCATCGTCATCTTTGGATTGGGAATCCTCGCCGCCGTCATGATCCCGATATTCTTGGGCGGGTTGGGGTTATTCAGAGGTGTGGGCGTTTAAACTGAACCCACCGCATTCGGTTCCTCAGAAAGGGGCTTGGTCGCCCCTTTCTGCTTTTTGATGCAAGGAGGCGAGGGGGCCCTGATGGCAAGAAGAAAGACCACATCAAGAGATCCGGAGTTGACGACAGAGATCCTGGGGTTGCTCGAAGAGGAGAACCGTCCCCTTCTTTTGAGGGAGATCCTCCAGGGCCTCGGCCTGTCGAAAGAGGAGAGGCGGTTCCTGAGAGAACGTCTGAGGGACCTGGCGGAAAAGGGGAAGGTGATCAGGATTCGGGGAAACCGCTACGGCCTTCCCACGAGGATGGATTTGGTGGTGGGTAGGCTCAAATGCCATCCCGATGGGTATGGGTTCGTCATCCCCGAGGACGGGGGGGGCGAGGACATCTTTATCAAACCGAGAAATTTGAAGGAGGCCATGCATGGCGATCGGGTCGTCGTCAGGGTCGAATCGGTCAGGAGAAAAGGGAAAGAGGGAAAGATCATCCGGATCCTCGAGCGGGGATGGAAGAAGGTGGTCGGGAAATTTATGAAGGCAACCCATTACGCCTACCTCGTTCCGGAGGACGAAAGGCTTCTTCAGGAGGTGATCATTCCAGAAGGACAGACGAAACGGGCCAAGCCCAACCAGATCGTCGTGGCCGAGATTACCCGCTATCCCTCCGAGAGGGGAAGGCCCGAGGGAAGGGTGACCCATATCCTCGGTTACCCGGATGATCCCGAGATCATCCCCCAGATCATCATCCATAAATATGACCTTCCTTACCGATTTCCCTCCTCGGCCCTCAAAGAAGCAAGGGCATTGCCTCCCTCCCCGGCCGAGGAGGATGAATCGGGCCGGACCGATCTCAGGGGGATCCCCACCTTTACCATTGACGGGGAGAATGCGAGGGATTTCGACGATGCCGTCTCCATCGCCAAAGAGGGGACAGGCGGGGTGATCCTCTATGTTTCGATCTCCGACGTGAGCCACTACGTGGAGGAGGGGAGCGCTCTGGATGAAGAGGCCTACCTCAGGGGGACGAGCGTCTACTTCCCCGATCGGGCGATCCCGATGTTTCCGCCCGAACTCTCAAACGAGATCTGCTGTCTCCACCCCCGGGTCGACCGGTTGACCATGACCGTCGAATTGAGGTTCGATGACAGGTTGGAGCCGAAGGGGTTTCGCATCTATCCGAGCCTCATCCGGAGCGACGAGAGGCTGACCTACACCCTCGTCAAGAAGATTCTCCTTGGCCGAGACGAAGGGTCGGTCGAAAAATTCAGGCCTCTGGTTCCCTCTTTAGAACTAATGGCCTCTCTCGCTCAAAGTCTCCGAAGGAGAAGGATGGAGAGGGGGACGCTCGATTTCGACCTGCCGGAGCCGGAAGTCATCCTCAACCTTCAGGGGGAGGCCGAGGAGATCGTCCGTTCGGAGCGGAACCTGGCCCATCAGATCATCGAAGAGTTCATGATCGCGGCCAACGAGGCCGTGGCCCGCTTCTTGGAGGAGAAGGGCGTCCCCTGCCTTTACCGGATCCACGAGCCACCCTCCGAAGAGGCGATGGAGGAGTTCCGAACCTTTGTCTCCCATCTGGGGTATGGCCTGAGATGGGGAGAGGACATCTCTCCAAAGGACCTGCAAAGAGTCCTCGAAGAGGCCAGGGGCCGGCCCGAGGAGGGGGTGATCAATCACGTCCTCCTCCGGTCGATGAAATGGGCAAAATATTCTGCCAAAAATCTCCGACATTTTGGCTTGGCCTCCGAGGCCTATACCCACTTTACCTCTCCCATCCGAAGATATCCAGATCTGATCGTCCACCGCCTCTTAAAGAAGGTCCTATCTGGAGGCCGAATCGAGACCACGGAGGAGGAGCTGGCCAAGAAGGCCGATCACCTTTCCCACCGAGAGAGGGTCGCCATGGAGGCCGAAAGGGAGATCCTCGATCGGTATCGGGTCCGCTTCATGAAGGACAAGATCGGCGCGGAATTTGACGGGGTGATCAGCAGCGTGACCGCCTTTGGCTTCTTCGTCGAGCTCAGAGATATTTTTGTGGAGGGGTTGGTCCGGTTGACCAGCCTCCACGACGATTACTATCATTTTCTGGAGGACCAATATTGCCTCATGGGCGAGAGGACCCGTAAACGGTTCAGGGTCGGAGACCCGGTCAGGGTGAGGGTGGAGCGGGTCGATATCGAACGGAGGCATATCGATTTCGGGTTGATTCGGAAGACGAAAGCGGAATAGCCAAGGGAAATGAATTGACAGGGACTGTCAGGATGATAGAATAGGGATTCGGAGCTAAAAAGCGATGAAGGATTTTAAAAGAGAGATCCAACGGATTGCCTCCCGGTATGGTCTCCAGATGATCTATGTTTTCGGGAGCAGGGCCAAAGAGGTTCTGGCCCTCGTCGAGGGAAGGATCGAACGGCTCTCTGCCGGCCCCTCCGATTTGGATATTGGGGTGAAACCCAACAAACCCCTTACCGTGGAAGAGAAGGTTAGAATCGGCCTCTTCTTCGAAGACCTTTTCGAAGTGAACAGGGTCGATTTGATCGTCATTCCAGAAGCCCCCGTTTTCTTGGCCCTCGAAATCGTGACGGGGGAGATTCTTTATGTCCACGATTCCAGCTATGAAGCGGAGTATCAACTCTATATCATGAGGCAGGCAGCCGATCTTTTGCCCTATGAACGGATGAAACAGAGAATGGTCATGGGCGATTGAAGATGAGTCCGGGAGAGATCGATCCAAAAGTGATTTCCCAGCGGGCCTTATGGATCCTCCAGATGGCGGAGGCCATCCAGGACCTCCATCCGGAAGACAAAACCCTTTTTTTAGCCGACAGGCACAAAGTGGCAGCCGCAGAATCGTATTTAAGGCGGGCCTTGGAGGCCCTTTTTGATATGGGAAGACATATCCTTGCAAAAAAGTTCGCCTACCCGGCTACGGAATATAAAGAGATCGCAAAGGGCCTCTCTGAAAAGAAGGTTCTGGGATTAGAAGAGGCCACGTTGATGCGAGACATGGCAGGGTATCGAAACCGGATGGTCCACTTTTACCGTGAAATCACCCCCGAAGAACTTCATGAGATATGTCTATATCATCTCGGTGAAATTAAACTCCTCTCCGATAAAATCGTCCAGTGGGTCAAGGATCATCAGGACAGACTCGGAAATCCTTAAAGCCCCCGCCACTCCCAGAGGGCCACAGCCCCACTTTCCAGAGTTTTTCAGCAACCCGACCTTTCAAATTCGCAGGCGTTTGACGGTATCCGTCTTGGGATTCATGCGTCCCAAACCGGATTCATGGGCCAGCTGAATGTAAAGAACCTGGTGAGGTTTTACGTTCAGCAGATCGCAGCAGAGGGCATCCAGCGCGACCATGTCCTTGCCGGCGTATACCCTGTTCGGATGGATCACTCTTCCAGGGCCAAAGGGCCCCCGCTCCGTCAGGATGGTGGTGGCATCGACCAGGCAGAGAGCGGGAGAAAAGATTGATGCAAGGTCCACAATGGCCTGGTGCAAGTAGGTATCTCCTTTATGGAAGCCCCAGTTGTCATCATTCGTTCCCATCAGATTCTTGATACATCCCGTGACCCGGGTGTAGCTATGCTGTTTGAAGATGGGCATGTTGATGAGACGGTCAGCCTCCAGGGCGTCCCGGATCACGGTCACTTCTTTTCTGGCCCGGGGTTTGGGAACGCGGATGGTTACCCAGTCACGCTTCGAATCCGGATATTTCATCCGTCCTCCCGAAGCCTCGACACTCTCGATAATCCCGGTCCCAAGCCATCGATCTTTACCGTGACAGGAAGCTACGCTTACCGAAGAGGCCCCTGCCGATAGACAAAGCCTAACGGTCTCAGCGACGATATCCGGGTTGGTCGTGACTCCCCGACCGATCCCCTGAGGGTTAGGAAGGAGAACAACCCTGTCACCCCTGCGAATAAACCGCTCAATTCCCCCTAGAAGGCGGATGGCCTCCCGGACCTGGCTGGCGGGATTTGTTCCTTCGACCACGGCGATTCCGGTTTCCTGCTCGGCTGCCTTCCCTCCAACTGGAAGAAGGGCACCCCCGCCCATAACGCCAGCCAACAGGGTCATCTTCTTCAGGAATTCTCTCCGTTTCATCATGTTCTCCGATTATCGACATCACTTAGACACATGGGTTTCCCAAAACCGAATAGCGTAGTCTATCCACCCTTCAGCGTCCGTACCAACACCGAGCCCAAAGCCATGACCGGCATTCTTATATTTACGATACTCGACTTTGATCCCGGCGTTTCTCATGTTCTCAACACGCCTATCTACCACTGATACATCAACAATTCTATCATCCTCGCTTACCATAATAAAGGCTGGGGGAAAGTTTTTAGAAAAACTTGTATCCCCGGTATAAGCAATGATCACAATACGCGGTTTAGGAATCTCATGACCTACAAAATCGGCAGTTCCTTTTGAGGCGATGTTTCCAACCATCCTTGCGCCAGCTGAACTACCCCATAAAGAATAATTTTTAACACCGACCTCAAACATTTCCGCTTTCTTGAAAATATAAGAGATAGCTGCTGCCAGGTCTTCCTTGGCCCTTAACCCATCCCCCACACGATATCTCAATACAAAGGCATTATACCCCCTTTTACTCAGCTCAAAAGCGTGTGGAAAGCCTTCATGGAGGGAGCCGACATAGGAGAAGCCTCCTCCCGGGCACACAATGGCAAACGGAGCTCCCGGTTTACCCCTGAAGAAGAAGAGGCCAGTATCTTTTTTTGATGAATCCATCTGTTTTTGCTGGTCTGTGAAGAAGTCATAGAAAATGGTTTTACCTTCTCTGACTTCGTTAATCATGAGATTAAGCGCTTTCACCACTCTCTCAGGAAGCACATGGCTGTGATACGGCATGAGAGAACCAATTTTGCTCAGTGGCATATCAAGATGTTGAATGTCTTCAACTCTCAGAAGAATAAGATGGCTAAAGCCCTTAAATGCTGGATGCTCTATAATGCGGCGGACGGGATCATCGGTTTTTATATGGGGAAAGATTCTATGGACTTGTCTATTTTGAACTAAGTGTTCGCCTTTATTACCCTGAGACATGACGGGATCACTCTTCATCCAGATTGCAAGAAAGATCACCAAAAATAAAAATTGCCTGCTCATTCCTGACTCACGTTTTTTATTTGACAAGCTCGATCGTGACTTTTAAAGAGCCGGGCACGTTTAACGCTTCTATGCCGCTGTTGATTTTCCCCAGGATGATCAGCCCGCTCGAATATCCAAAATCCTTATAAAATATCGCCAGATTTCCCCAGGGTGCATAATAGGCAATATCTCCAACAGAAGGATCACTTCCCGAAGGCGCGCCTTCTGTGGATAATCTTTTTGGCAGACCGCTGACTTTTTCTGTCCGCGCATAATCCTCTAATGTTAAGGTGAGTGGCAGTAAAGAGATAAAATCACGGGTTGTTTGGCTGTCGATCAAAGTAGCTGAAAGCACCTTGTCCCCGATCTTTAGCCTGACCTTCTTGGTGCCACTGTCGGCGTCGCAAGGATCATGGTAGAGGACCATCGCCAATGCAAGGCAAACAAACATGAAACTTCTCATCGAGGCTTTTCCTCCATTCAATCATAGACTATCTAAAGCGCTCCGTCCAACCTGAAGAGATTATTATTTTAGGTGTTCTTTAAAAAAGTTTTCCAATTTGTCAAATGGAATAACATTCACCTTGTCATACAAGTCAACGTGACCGGCATTGGGTATAATCATTAACTCTTTCGGTTCGGCAGCCATTTTGTAAACATCTTCGCTGAAGTAACGGGAGTGCGCCTTTTCCCCGGCTATCAATAGAATTGGCCGAGGTGAAATTTCTTTGATGTATGTTAGGATGGGCATGTTCATAAATGGTAAGGGATTGGTAGCTGTCCAGGCACCATTTGAGTTTGGCGATCTGGGATGAAAACCGCGTGGGGTCCGGTAATAATCGAAATAATCTTTTACAAATTGAGGTTCATTACCTTTCAACTTTTCAGGTAAAATGCGGGGGCCTAAAGCAGGAGAACCCGATTCAGCATCCTTCCAACGTTGTTGACTCAGTTGCTCCAATATTTTCGTCCGTTCCTCTAAAGTCAATTTATCATTATAGCCTTTTGCCATCACCCGCGACATATCATACATACTCGTCGTGGCAACAGCTTTGATGCGTTTATCCACCGCCGCCGCATTCAAAGCAAAACCTCCAAAACCGCAAATGCCAATAGCTCCTATTCGTTTCCTGTCAACGAATGATTGTATTCCAAGGTAATCTACGGCTGCACTAAAATCTTCCGTATAAATGTCAGGGGAAGAAACATGGCGTGGCTCGCCACCACTTTCAGCCGTAAAAGATGGGTCGAAGGCGAGTGCAGCAAAACCGCGGTCTGCCATTTTATTGGCATATAATCCTGATGATTGCTCCTTTACAGCACCGTAGGGACCACTGATGACAAGTGCCGCTAATGGTTCTTTCCCACGATTTTTAGGTAGGTATAAATCGCCCGTTAGCTTAATTCCATAGCGGTTTTTGAAGCTCACCTTTTGACGTGTAACCTTATCACTTAATTGAAAGGTATATTGTTCTGCTTTTTCGGTCTTACTCGCTTTTGCTGAATTTTGATTCCAAGCTTGTCCCAATAACAAAATTGAAACCACAGCTAAAATTGATAATGCTCTCATGTTTTCCTCCTTTTTAGATTAGTGGTCCTTTACATGTAGTATCCCGGTTTTTTGTATAGCCTGTCCCACTTGTCGAGTATATCCGGTTTATAGACCTTTTCCTTCCAATCCTCCTGTTTGAACTCTTCAATGGCTACTGAAACCGAACCTTCGGAGCCTCCTATGATGTTGACCATGTCTTTAACAATTGCTTCGGCAAGTCGAACCTTCTGCTGTTCAGTTCTACCGGGAAAGAGTTTTACGATGACATGAGGATTTTTATATTCCTTTATCTTCTTAAATTCTTCTTCTGCCAGAGTTGTGAGGCTGTTCACCTCCGCCTTTCCCATCCCTTTAAAAATGGGAAGTGCGATAGCTCCAAGCGCTATAAAATATTTTTTTAGAAAGTATCGTCGGCAAATCTCCATTTCCATGTTTCTCTCCTTCTATCATGATCTATTTCAGAAATGTTAGAGAATATCCTTTTCGTTTCTGGTTCGAATCTATTGTTGATTGCATTATACTACTCAAAGAACGAAAGGAGGTAGACCAATTCTTTTTATTTCTTGCCTAATCCTCCAAATTTTTAATAAATTGGTTGAACAGCCGATTATTGTCTGATATGATTAATTGGGAAATAGATTGGGGGATCTTAGCCCTTACCCAAGAAGTATTTTAAATATCGACAGCCCCCTGCGGGCGTGGGTTTATTCAGTAGGAGAAAACAATGCGTAAGCAGAATTCTAAACAGATGTTTGAGAATAGCAAAACGGAAGCTGTCCGAGAAGCATTAGCAAAGAGCATTGCCAGATGGACCGCCAATGCCGAACACATCGAAACAGCGATTCCGGGTTTGGCACTTTGGCAACGGAAAGAACCGACTCAGCCGATGAGCGGTATGTATGAGCCGAGTATTTGCTTAGCCGTTCAAGGGGCAAAACGCGTTGTGCTCGGAGACGACGTGTATGTGTACGATGCTCAACACTTTCTCATAACATCCGTGGATCTTCCCACGGTTTGGCAGATTGTTGAAGCGAGCGAGGAAAAGCCATGTTTAGGGCTCGTATTGAAACTTGATCAAAGGGAGATTGCTCAGTTGTTGGCAGACAGTCACCTTCCCCCGCCACGGGTACGGGAATCAAGACGTGGAATGGCGATTGGAGAGGTCACTTTGCCGCTTCTCACCGCCTTTGAACGGTTGATTGGTTTGCTCGATGAGGCAGAAGATATTCCGATTCTTGCGCCGATCATCCAGCGGGAAATCCATTACCGTTTGCTTGTGGGCGACCAAGGTGAGCGTCTGCGCCAGATCGTGACGGTGAAAAACCCAAGCCACCAAATTGCCAAGGCCATCGAGTGGTTGAAGAGTCATTATGATCAACCTCTTCGCATTGAAGATCTTGCTGCTCGTGTCCATATGAGCGCTTCGGCTTTCTATCACCATTTTCGGCGGTTAACAGCCATGAGCCCGTTGCAGTACCAGAAATGGCTACGATTAAACGAAGCGAGACGGTTGATGTTAACCGAAGGCTTCAATGCAGCGACAGCAGCCTTTCGGGTTGGTTACGGGAGCCCATCTCAATTCAGTCGTGAATATCGCCGTTTTTTTAACAAGCCACCGGCAAAGGACATCATGTCCTTACGGCGAATGCCTGGCAGTGCGAGAGGTTACCACTCCAATCAATTTGCTTGAAAAGTTTCCATGGGATACTAAAGGGTTGTTGAAGGAGTTGGTAAGAGAGAGGGGAACTCAATCCTTATCTTCGGGCCGAAACTGAATGCCATGCTGTTGGGAGAGGTAATTCTTCATCTGCTCTAAAAACTTTTCAGCCTCTTTTATATCATTTTCAGCATCCCCGAAATCAAACGAGGTAAATATGTCATAATCCCCATTTTCCCTTTCGTCTTTTAGCTTGTTCAGCCAACGACCATATTCTTTGTCTATCTTTCCAGTCTTTACCAAATGGAGGCCAAACATGGTTTTTAAGGCGCTGTGGCTTTCGACCGTTATTCCTTCAGAAAAAAGAACAGCACTGGCTGCATGGAACATGGAGTAATAAGCCCTCGAGATGGCATCATCGATAAGCCCCTCTTTGAGAAGGACTTTTGCAGCCCTCAGCTTTTCATTGCTCTTTTCAATCTGAATGACAATCAAGTCTTTTGTTTTTGGGTCCACAATTCTTTTCCTGTTTTTAGAATGGACGCAAGAAATGGTGTCGGATAGGAAGCCATTCTGAGGAATTGTTCCTCTTTATAAATCTTGAGAGAGATGTCAACGCCATATCGAATCAGAAAGTCCGTGACGATCTCGTAGATTCCATCGATAATCTTTCTATCCTTTTCCTTCAGGACAATGACGAAGTCGTAATCTGATCCCGGTTTTGGAACCCCCCTAGCCCTTGAACCGAAAAAAGTGACCGACACAATATGGTCAGAGAATAATGAGGAAATTTTTTTTACAAACTTTTCTTCGATAGAACTTTTATTTTGAGCCATCTTCAAACGACCTCTCATCAACAATGCGATTTTTTAGTATGAATACATAAAAAAAAGACTTAATGCAATAGATTTTCGCAAATCCTGCGGGCGATCTTTGGCATGGGGAGAAGCTTTAATTTTTTGATGGCGACCCATTCTCCTTTTGCTATGGGGTTAAGAGTTTGGCACCGAAATACATGGAGGGTGAGTTTGAAGTGGGAGTAAGTTTGTTGGAAGGTGCCAAGGAAGACCTTACATTTCACCTTTAGCCCCAATTCCTTCTTAACTTTTTCTCGTAAGTATACGGTTAAGTCTCTTTGCCCATCTAATCTCCAGTTTGGAAATTCCCACAGCCCTCCCAAAAACCCTTTCGAGGGCCTCTGCTTTAGGAGAAGTTTATCATCTTTTTGAATCACAGCGGCAACCGCTTCGATGTGAGGGATCTTTTTTTTAACTGGCCTGGTTGGAAATCGTTCTGGTTCTCCCAGACGGTATCCCTTGCAGAGAAAGTTGATAGGGCACTGAAGGCAGAAAGGGTTTTTTGGGATGCACGTGGTGGCGCCAAGGTCCATGAGCGCCTGATTAAACGAGGCGGCATGGCCCTTTGGAATCAAGGAGGCTGAGTATTTCCATAAGATTTTCTCCGTCTTGTGGGTAGCTCCTGATAGGGCAAAGAATCTCGAAAGAACCCTCTTCACATTTCCATCGAGAATGGGTACCTCCTGGTTGAAGGCAATGGAGAGAACGGCGCCCGCCGTGGATTTACCCACCCCGGGGAGGCTGAGGAGGTCTCTGATGTTGTCAGGAATTTTCCCGTTAAAACGGCTCACGATTACCTGTGAGGCTCGGTGCAAATTTCTCGCTCTCGAGTAGTAGCCAAGCCCTTCCCAGACTTTCAGGACCTTCGATAAATCGGCCCTCGCAAGGGATCGCACCGTTGGAAAGGTCTTTAGAAATTTCCGGTAGTAGGGAATGACGGTTGCCACCTGGGTCTGTTGAAGCATGATCTCCGATACCCAGATGGCGTAGGGATCTTTCGTTTTTCGCCAGGGGAGTTCTCTCTGGTTTTTTTCAAACCATTGAAGGAGTCCGGATTGGATCTTCTTTTTTAAACCAGGCTGCAACACATTTCGATAAATTTTATCTCGAGGCCCAGTTCCTGGGCATATTCGATCGTCCCCTGGAGGGGGTAGGCGATGGTGTTTACGCCGGAGTCGATGGCGCCTTTTTCCATTTCGCCCTTTGAGGAGTGGGCGGGCCGGATGCACCCCATCCGGAGGGGGGTGGTTGGGTTCAGTATTCGGGCGATGGATGAAATCCTGGACGTTTCCTCCGGCGTCGGGACTCTAAAGGCATTTCTCCCTGCCAACGGTTTAAGAACGACCAGCACGATGGTCTCCACACCGACCCGGCTCACGATTTCGAGGGCCTTCCACTCCCCTCGGATCTCTCCGAAGTGATGGCCGATGATGATGTGGGGAGCGAGCCTGTGGCCCATCTCTTTAAGCATCCAGAGCGTTTCTTCATAATCCCTTACCCTCTTGT encodes:
- a CDS encoding AraC family transcriptional regulator, which codes for MRKQNSKQMFENSKTEAVREALAKSIARWTANAEHIETAIPGLALWQRKEPTQPMSGMYEPSICLAVQGAKRVVLGDDVYVYDAQHFLITSVDLPTVWQIVEASEEKPCLGLVLKLDQREIAQLLADSHLPPPRVRESRRGMAIGEVTLPLLTAFERLIGLLDEAEDIPILAPIIQREIHYRLLVGDQGERLRQIVTVKNPSHQIAKAIEWLKSHYDQPLRIEDLAARVHMSASAFYHHFRRLTAMSPLQYQKWLRLNEARRLMLTEGFNAATAAFRVGYGSPSQFSREYRRFFNKPPAKDIMSLRRMPGSARGYHSNQFA
- a CDS encoding DUF362 domain-containing protein yields the protein MGGGALLPVGGKAAEQETGIAVVEGTNPASQVREAIRLLGGIERFIRRGDRVVLLPNPQGIGRGVTTNPDIVAETVRLCLSAGASSVSVASCHGKDRWLGTGIIESVEASGGRMKYPDSKRDWVTIRVPKPRARKEVTVIRDALEADRLINMPIFKQHSYTRVTGCIKNLMGTNDDNWGFHKGDTYLHQAIVDLASIFSPALCLVDATTILTERGPFGPGRVIHPNRVYAGKDMVALDALCCDLLNVKPHQVLYIQLAHESGLGRMNPKTDTVKRLRI
- a CDS encoding cyclophilin-like fold protein is translated as MVLYHDPCDADSGTKKVRLKIGDKVLSATLIDSQTTRDFISLLPLTLTLEDYARTEKVSGLPKRLSTEGAPSGSDPSVGDIAYYAPWGNLAIFYKDFGYSSGLIILGKINSGIEALNVPGSLKVTIELVK
- a CDS encoding tautomerase family protein, with product MKEYKNPHVIVKLFPGRTEQQKVRLAEAIVKDMVNIIGGSEGSVSVAIEEFKQEDWKEKVYKPDILDKWDRLYKKPGYYM
- a CDS encoding HEPN domain-containing protein → MDPKTKDLIVIQIEKSNEKLRAAKVLLKEGLIDDAISRAYYSMFHAASAVLFSEGITVESHSALKTMFGLHLVKTGKIDKEYGRWLNKLKDERENGDYDIFTSFDFGDAENDIKEAEKFLEQMKNYLSQQHGIQFRPEDKD
- a CDS encoding nucleotidyltransferase domain-containing protein gives rise to the protein MAQNKSSIEEKFVKKISSLFSDHIVSVTFFGSRARGVPKPGSDYDFVIVLKEKDRKIIDGIYEIVTDFLIRYGVDISLKIYKEEQFLRMASYPTPFLASILKTGKELWTQKQKT
- a CDS encoding alpha/beta hydrolase; translation: MSRQFLFLVIFLAIWMKSDPVMSQGNKGEHLVQNRQVHRIFPHIKTDDPVRRIIEHPAFKGFSHLILLRVEDIQHLDMPLSKIGSLMPYHSHVLPERVVKALNLMINEVREGKTIFYDFFTDQQKQMDSSKKDTGLFFFRGKPGAPFAIVCPGGGFSYVGSLHEGFPHAFELSKRGYNAFVLRYRVGDGLRAKEDLAAAISYIFKKAEMFEVGVKNYSLWGSSAGARMVGNIASKGTADFVGHEIPKPRIVIIAYTGDTSFSKNFPPAFIMVSEDDRIVDVSVVDRRVENMRNAGIKVEYRKYKNAGHGFGLGVGTDAEGWIDYAIRFWETHVSK
- a CDS encoding alpha/beta hydrolase, with the protein product MRALSILAVVSILLLGQAWNQNSAKASKTEKAEQYTFQLSDKVTRQKVSFKNRYGIKLTGDLYLPKNRGKEPLAALVISGPYGAVKEQSSGLYANKMADRGFAALAFDPSFTAESGGEPRHVSSPDIYTEDFSAAVDYLGIQSFVDRKRIGAIGICGFGGFALNAAAVDKRIKAVATTSMYDMSRVMAKGYNDKLTLEERTKILEQLSQQRWKDAESGSPALGPRILPEKLKGNEPQFVKDYFDYYRTPRGFHPRSPNSNGAWTATNPLPFMNMPILTYIKEISPRPILLIAGEKAHSRYFSEDVYKMAAEPKELMIIPNAGHVDLYDKVNVIPFDKLENFFKEHLK